The following proteins are encoded in a genomic region of Apodemus sylvaticus chromosome 21, mApoSyl1.1, whole genome shotgun sequence:
- the Mvd gene encoding diphosphomevalonate decarboxylase produces MASEKPQDLMVTCTAPVNIAVIKYWGKRDEALILPINSSLSVTLHQDQLKTTTTAAISKDFTEDRIWLNGREEDVGQPRLHACLREIRRLARKRRSTGDGDALPLSLGYKVHVASVNNFPTAAGLASSAAGYACLAYTLARVYGVEGDLSEVARRGSGSACRSLYGGFVEWQMGEQADGKDSIARQVAPEWHWPQLRVLILVVSAEKKQTGSTVGMQTSVETSPLLKFRAESVVPERMKEMTHCIRERDFQGFALLTMKDSNQFHATCLDTFPPISYLNDTSRRIIQLVHRFNSHHGQTKVAYTFDAGPNAVIFTLEDTVADFVAAVRHCFPPAANGDKFLKGLQVAPVLLSDELKAALAVEPSPGGIQYIIATQVGPGPQVLDDCHDHLLGPDGLPQEDL; encoded by the exons ATGGCCTCGGAAAAGCCTCAGGACCTAATGGTCACCTGCACCGCGCCGGTCAACATCGCGGTTATCAAGTACT GGGGAAAGCGAGATGAAGCACTGATCTTACCTATCAACTCCTCCCTGAGTGTCACACTACACCAGGACCAG CTAAAAACCACCACAACTGCTGCCATCAGCAAGGACTTCACAGAGGACCGCATCTGGCTGAACGGTCGCGAGGAGGACGTGGGGCAGCCACGGCTCCACGCCTGCCTGAGAGAGA TTCGCCGCCTGGCTCGGAAGCGGAGGAGCACGGGGGACGGAGATGCCCTACCCCTCAGCCTCGGCTATAAGGTGCACGTGGCGTCGGTGAACAACTTCCCCACCGCTGCAGGCCTGGCCTCCTCAGCAGCGGGCTACGCCTGCCTAG CTTACACCCTGGCCCGGGTCTACGGGGTGGAAGGAGACCTCTCGGAAGTGGCTCGGCGGGGCTCGGGCAGCGCATGCCGCAGTCTCTACGGGGGCTTCGTGGAGTGGCAGATGGGGGAGCAGGCCGATGGGAAGGATAGCATCGCCCGGCAGGTAGCCCCGGAGTGGCACTGGCCCCAGCTCCGAGTCCTTATCCTTGTG GTGAGCGCAGAGAAGAAGCAGACAGGCAGTACAGTAGGCATGCAGACCAGCGTGGAGACCAGTCCCCTGCTCAAG TTCCGGGCTGAGTCCGTTGTGCCTGAACGCATGAAGGAGATGACCCATTGCATCCGAGAACGGGACTTCCAGGGCTTCGCCCTGCTGACCATGAAGGACAGCAACCAGTTCCACGCcacctgcctggacaccttcccgcCCATCTCCTACCTCAATGACACCTCCAGGCGCATCATCCAGCTAGTCCACCGCTTCAACAGCCACCACGGGCAGACGAAG GTGGCGTACACATTTGACGCGGGCCCCAATGCTGTGATCTTCACTCTGGAGGACACTGTGGCTGACTTTGTGGCTGCCGTAAGGCACTGCTTCCCCCCTGCAGCCAATGGAGACAA GTTCCTGAAGGGGCTGCAGGTGGCGCCTGTTCTTCTGTCTGATGAGCTGAAGGCTGCGCTGGCTGTGGAGCCCAGCCCTGGTGGGATCCAGTACATCATTGCCACTCAG GTCGGACCAGGACCTCAAGTCCTAGACGACTGTCACGATCATCTGCTGGGCCCGGACGGCCTGCCACAAGAGGACCTTTGA